In the Lysinibacillus sp. PLM2 genome, one interval contains:
- the rbsA2 gene encoding ribose import ATP-binding protein RbsA 2, which produces MTDVLLEMKNITKSFANNHVLKGVNLEVRKGEVHVILGENGAGKSTLIKIITGAYSMDDGEMYWEGKPITIKNPLEAMAIGIATIYQELNLIPELTVYENIFLGREKKNRGKMSLLNKKEMIREAEELLGRLGQNPKLATEPLSKLGMGQQQLVEIAKALTLDAKVLIMDEPTSSLSGKEVEELYKIVEQLREEGIAIIFISHRLDEIRRLGDRITVLRDGFGIATIDVATTETDYWIELMVGRSLNEKFPKKSFNRGDVSFSLKDFKVTEDTPAINLDIHYGEIVGISGLVGAGRTELARAIFGADKRYSGKIFIDGEEKKIHSPRQAIDAGIAFITEDRKTEGLVLDLSMILNVCLPSMSKFRSPLKLLDIKAMHDKAQEYMNELQIRPANIELNARNFSGGNQQKVVIAKWLCTNAKVFIFDEPTRGIDVGAKVEVYRLMNRLVDEGATVIMISSDLPEILGMCDRVLVMREGKLTADLPIEQATQEVIMKAATLGA; this is translated from the coding sequence ATGACGGATGTGTTGCTAGAAATGAAGAATATTACGAAAAGCTTTGCTAACAACCATGTATTAAAGGGTGTCAATTTAGAGGTGCGTAAAGGCGAGGTCCATGTAATTCTTGGAGAAAACGGTGCAGGGAAATCCACACTTATAAAAATTATTACAGGCGCCTACTCAATGGATGACGGGGAGATGTACTGGGAAGGAAAGCCGATAACCATTAAAAACCCACTTGAAGCAATGGCAATTGGAATAGCAACAATCTACCAGGAACTTAATCTAATTCCTGAGCTGACCGTTTATGAAAATATTTTTCTTGGCAGGGAAAAGAAGAATCGGGGCAAAATGAGCTTATTAAATAAAAAAGAAATGATCCGAGAGGCAGAAGAATTACTCGGGCGTCTAGGTCAAAATCCTAAGCTTGCAACAGAGCCGTTATCAAAATTAGGAATGGGTCAGCAACAACTAGTCGAAATTGCGAAAGCGCTTACCCTTGATGCAAAGGTATTAATAATGGATGAACCGACATCTAGCTTAAGTGGTAAAGAGGTTGAAGAACTATATAAAATTGTAGAACAACTTCGAGAAGAAGGGATTGCAATTATATTTATCTCTCATCGGTTAGATGAGATTCGAAGATTGGGAGACCGCATTACAGTGCTACGAGATGGATTTGGGATAGCAACGATTGATGTGGCAACAACAGAAACAGATTATTGGATTGAGTTAATGGTTGGTCGTTCACTTAATGAAAAATTTCCAAAGAAAAGCTTCAATCGAGGAGATGTGAGCTTTAGTTTAAAAGATTTCAAAGTAACGGAGGATACACCGGCTATTAATCTAGATATTCATTACGGTGAAATCGTAGGTATATCCGGACTTGTAGGAGCTGGAAGAACAGAACTTGCACGTGCGATTTTTGGCGCAGATAAACGATATAGTGGCAAAATTTTTATCGATGGTGAAGAGAAGAAAATACATTCGCCTCGGCAAGCAATTGATGCAGGTATCGCGTTTATTACAGAGGACCGAAAAACAGAGGGTCTCGTATTAGATTTATCTATGATATTAAATGTTTGTTTACCTAGTATGAGCAAGTTTCGGAGTCCTTTAAAATTATTGGACATAAAAGCAATGCATGACAAAGCACAGGAATATATGAATGAGCTACAAATTCGCCCAGCAAATATCGAGCTAAATGCAAGAAACTTCAGTGGCGGAAATCAGCAAAAGGTAGTTATTGCAAAATGGCTTTGTACAAATGCAAAGGTATTTATATTTGATGAGCCTACTCGAGGAATTGATGTTGGTGCTAAGGTTGAAGTATATCGTTTGATGAATCGGCTTGTCGACGAGGGGGCTACTGTCATTATGATTTCATCTGATCTACCTGAAATACTGGGGATGTGTGATCGGGTATTGGTTATGAGGGAAGGGAAGCTGACAGCAGATTTACCGATTGAACAAGCAACACAAGAAGTCATTATGAAAGCGGCTACATTAGGAGCCTAG
- a CDS encoding ABC transporter substrate-binding protein: MKKRNWLLVLGLTLAMLLAACGSGEGTSTSNGNAGGSGSGSGDGDADGGTKNISVVLKTLSSPYWKYVEAGAKKAGEELGVNVTIVGPSSEAEIIQQVNMLEDQLSQQPDAIVVSPTQPDTVIPVLEDASSQGIPVLLIDSDADFEGKVTFIGTENYDAGQEAGKEIASKLQPGDKVVLIAGALGNPATDARIKGAKDALEEAGMVIAAEQPADSDKAKAMSVMENILEAENDIKAVFSANDDMAIGVLRAVEAANLDIIIYGTDGTEEAVQSIIDGGLTGTIAQNPYNMGYEGVKNALAAANGETVEERIDSGVEIITSENAQKQLEFLQSLSN; encoded by the coding sequence ATGAAAAAAAGAAATTGGTTACTAGTATTGGGGTTAACTTTAGCAATGTTATTAGCTGCTTGTGGTAGTGGGGAAGGTACATCTACATCTAATGGAAATGCAGGTGGAAGCGGAAGTGGAAGTGGAGATGGGGATGCTGACGGAGGAACTAAAAATATCTCTGTTGTTTTAAAAACATTATCAAGTCCATATTGGAAGTACGTAGAGGCAGGAGCGAAAAAAGCAGGAGAGGAACTAGGGGTTAATGTAACAATCGTTGGACCATCGTCGGAAGCTGAAATTATTCAACAAGTAAATATGTTAGAAGATCAATTGAGTCAACAACCTGATGCGATTGTTGTTTCACCGACGCAACCTGATACAGTAATTCCGGTACTTGAAGACGCTTCTTCACAAGGAATACCAGTACTTCTTATTGACTCAGATGCTGACTTTGAAGGGAAAGTTACGTTCATTGGAACAGAAAACTATGATGCTGGTCAAGAAGCTGGAAAGGAAATTGCATCTAAGCTTCAACCTGGTGATAAGGTCGTGTTAATTGCCGGAGCATTAGGAAACCCTGCTACAGATGCACGTATTAAGGGAGCAAAAGATGCGTTAGAGGAAGCGGGAATGGTTATTGCAGCAGAGCAACCTGCAGATAGTGATAAAGCAAAAGCAATGTCAGTAATGGAGAATATTTTAGAGGCGGAAAATGATATCAAAGCAGTATTTTCAGCGAATGATGATATGGCTATAGGTGTCTTACGTGCAGTTGAAGCGGCGAATCTAGACATTATCATTTATGGAACAGATGGTACGGAAGAGGCAGTGCAATCGATTATTGATGGTGGTTTAACAGGTACAATCGCGCAAAATCCGTATAACATGGGCTATGAAGGAGTTAAAAATGCTTTAGCAGCAGCAAATGGTGAGACAGTTGAAGAACGTATTGATAGTGGTGTTGAGATTATTACAAGTGAAAATGCACAAAAGCAATTAGAATTTTTGCAATCGCTTTCAAATTAA
- a CDS encoding sugar ABC transporter permease: protein MTEIMENPVKPEVDKKATWKKIISKFGSLLALLILVLVLSFATDKFFTVNNLMNIARQSSINALLAVGMLLPILTAGIDLSVGSILALSIMIMGIVSVNMTLHPLLGILACLVIGAGFGLLNGVLLTKLRLPHPFISTLGTMNIARGIALIITGAAPIAGFPFLIQYVGSEFIGPIPISFLLVIVVYIIFHIFLTRTQTGRYIYAIGGNKEAARLSGINVDRVLIIVYTLSGLMAGLAGLVMVGRVNSAFPLAGMSYELDAIAAVIIGGASFFGGVGTVWGTLIGALIIAVLRNGLNLLNVSSDFQMAVVGFVIIAAVYVDVLRQRKAKRN from the coding sequence ATGACAGAAATAATGGAAAACCCAGTGAAACCAGAAGTAGACAAGAAAGCCACATGGAAAAAAATTATAAGTAAGTTTGGTTCATTGTTAGCACTTTTAATATTAGTTTTAGTGCTTTCATTTGCCACGGATAAGTTTTTTACCGTGAACAACTTGATGAATATTGCCCGGCAATCATCCATTAATGCTTTGTTAGCGGTTGGGATGTTATTACCAATATTAACAGCTGGTATTGACTTATCGGTTGGATCGATACTTGCCCTTTCAATCATGATAATGGGGATTGTTTCGGTAAATATGACACTACATCCATTACTAGGGATATTAGCCTGTCTAGTCATTGGGGCTGGTTTTGGGTTACTTAACGGTGTGCTCTTAACAAAGTTACGTTTGCCACATCCATTTATATCGACACTTGGAACAATGAATATTGCTCGTGGTATTGCGTTAATTATTACTGGGGCGGCACCTATTGCAGGTTTCCCATTCTTAATTCAATATGTCGGCTCTGAATTTATCGGACCAATTCCTATTAGCTTTTTATTAGTCATTGTAGTGTACATTATCTTCCATATCTTTTTAACTAGAACTCAAACTGGTCGCTATATTTATGCGATTGGTGGAAACAAAGAAGCGGCACGACTATCTGGTATTAATGTAGACCGAGTCCTAATCATTGTTTATACATTGAGTGGTTTAATGGCAGGTTTAGCAGGACTCGTCATGGTAGGGCGTGTAAACTCAGCCTTTCCATTAGCAGGGATGTCTTATGAGTTAGATGCGATTGCAGCCGTAATCATTGGGGGAGCAAGCTTTTTCGGTGGGGTTGGTACTGTCTGGGGTACGTTAATTGGTGCACTTATTATAGCAGTACTACGAAATGGGCTTAATTTATTAAATGTATCATCAGATTTTCAGATGGCTGTAGTCGGATTTGTTATTATCGCTGCCGTCTACGTTGATGTATTACGGCAACGGAAAGCTAAAAGAAATTAA
- the iolC gene encoding 5-dehydro-2-deoxygluconokinase — translation MTTISFSADKIFDVVALGRLCIDLNANEFNRPMEETMTFTKYVGGSPANIIIGLSRLGLKTGFIGKVADDQMGRYIKSYLEKENIDTKNVVIDKTGAVTGLAFTEIKSPEECSILMYRDNVADLLLEPLEVQEDIIANSKVLLISGTALASSPSREAVFLALEYAQLHDVKVLFDLDYRPYTWKNVYETAVYYNLAAEKSHIIIGTREEFNMMESMLNEKYSDEETANKWFNHRAEIVIIKHGSKGSIAYTPNGESVRSGVFEADVLKTFGAGDSYASAFLYRIMQGGTIEDAMKYGSASAAIVISKHSCSDAMPTLNELEEKISVGTYKQI, via the coding sequence ATGACAACGATATCATTCTCAGCAGACAAAATATTTGATGTTGTTGCACTTGGGCGGTTATGCATTGATTTAAATGCAAATGAGTTTAACCGGCCGATGGAGGAGACAATGACCTTTACAAAATATGTCGGTGGGTCACCTGCAAATATAATCATTGGTCTATCACGTCTTGGATTAAAAACTGGATTTATTGGTAAAGTAGCAGATGATCAAATGGGTCGATATATTAAGAGCTATTTAGAAAAAGAGAATATTGATACAAAGAATGTTGTGATAGATAAGACCGGTGCCGTAACAGGCCTAGCTTTTACGGAAATTAAAAGTCCCGAAGAATGCAGTATTTTAATGTATCGAGATAATGTAGCCGATTTACTTCTTGAACCGTTAGAAGTACAAGAAGATATTATTGCAAATTCTAAAGTGCTGCTCATTTCTGGAACTGCTTTAGCAAGCTCTCCTTCTAGAGAAGCGGTGTTTTTAGCACTTGAATATGCACAATTGCACGATGTAAAGGTGTTGTTTGATTTAGATTACCGTCCTTACACGTGGAAAAATGTGTACGAAACTGCGGTCTACTACAATCTAGCAGCTGAAAAATCCCATATCATTATAGGCACACGAGAAGAGTTTAATATGATGGAAAGTATGTTAAATGAAAAATATTCTGATGAGGAAACTGCAAATAAATGGTTCAATCATCGTGCTGAAATAGTCATTATTAAGCATGGCAGCAAAGGCTCCATTGCTTATACACCAAATGGGGAAAGTGTTCGTAGTGGTGTTTTTGAGGCTGATGTATTAAAAACTTTTGGTGCTGGAGATTCATACGCCTCTGCATTTTTGTACCGAATAATGCAAGGAGGCACAATCGAAGATGCGATGAAATATGGAAGTGCTTCTGCAGCGATTGTTATCTCTAAACATAGTTGCTCAGATGCAATGCCAACACTGAATGAACTAGAAGAGAAAATAAGCGTAGGGACATATAAACAAATTTAA
- the iolX gene encoding scyllo-inositol 2-dehydrogenase (NAD(+)): MKTAVIGLGRLGTIHVNNLLNIRNIEVAAVCDSSIERSEKVAKQYQIPFYTDNINAILENEQIEAVVIVTSTSSHYEIITKAIDANKAIFVEKPLTIELETSKKILAHANEKNAFVQVGFMRRFDPDYAAAKKCIEEGQIGKPLYFKAISRDPDAPPNSFLARSGGIFIDFSIHDYDLARFLMNDDIISVASFGRNIKYPDLATIGDIDTGISYIEFAKGGCGDVESSRCALYGYDIRTEIVGSEGTIRIGSSKKNNVQLLNSKGNSSQIIPIFYERFEEAYKNEFDAFVQAVQNNEPSPVSIEDSIHALQVAHHAQQSFELGKKLSIGEGSVNV, translated from the coding sequence ATGAAAACAGCAGTAATTGGTTTAGGAAGATTAGGGACAATTCACGTAAATAATTTACTGAATATTAGAAATATAGAAGTTGCGGCAGTTTGTGATAGTTCAATCGAACGTTCAGAAAAAGTCGCTAAACAATATCAAATACCATTCTACACAGACAATATTAATGCCATCTTAGAAAATGAACAAATAGAAGCAGTAGTCATTGTCACCTCAACGAGTAGCCACTACGAAATTATTACAAAAGCAATTGATGCAAATAAAGCAATATTTGTAGAAAAGCCTCTAACAATTGAACTAGAAACATCCAAGAAAATATTAGCACATGCGAATGAAAAAAATGCATTTGTTCAAGTAGGATTTATGCGTCGTTTTGACCCAGATTATGCTGCGGCAAAAAAGTGTATCGAAGAAGGTCAAATTGGAAAACCACTTTACTTCAAAGCAATAAGTCGTGATCCGGACGCACCACCAAATTCGTTTTTAGCTAGAAGTGGTGGAATCTTTATTGATTTTAGTATCCACGATTATGATTTAGCTAGATTTTTAATGAATGATGATATTATCTCTGTTGCCTCATTTGGACGAAACATTAAATATCCGGATCTTGCTACCATCGGCGACATTGATACAGGTATTAGTTATATAGAATTTGCAAAAGGTGGCTGTGGCGATGTTGAATCAAGCCGTTGTGCATTATACGGCTATGATATTCGTACAGAAATCGTTGGCTCTGAAGGGACAATTCGGATTGGATCATCGAAGAAAAATAACGTTCAGCTATTAAATTCTAAAGGGAATTCTAGTCAAATCATCCCTATATTTTATGAACGCTTTGAAGAAGCATATAAAAATGAATTCGATGCTTTCGTTCAAGCTGTTCAAAACAATGAACCATCACCGGTGAGTATTGAAGATAGTATTCACGCATTACAAGTCGCACATCATGCTCAACAATCCTTTGAACTAGGAAAGAAATTGTCAATCGGTGAAGGGAGTGTGAATGTATGA
- the iolA2_1 gene encoding methylmalonate semialdehyde dehydrogenase [acylating] 2, which produces MNKTIRKIGNYVNGEWIDGSGEYITVYNPATGEEIAQVAISTQEDVEKAIAIAKESFETWSKVPVPKRARILFKYQQLLVDNWEELARLITIENGKAYSEAYGEVQRGIECVEFAAGAPSLMMGSQLPDIATDVESGMWRYPIGVVGGITPFNFPMMVPCWMFPLAIACGNTFVLKPSERTPLLAQRLAELFKEAGLPDGVLNIVNGAHDVVNTLTAHPDVKAVSFVGSQPVAEYVYKRAAENLKRVQALSGAKNHSIVLADADLEFAAREITNAAFGSAGERCMAAAVVAVEESIADEFVSLLKKNADAIKIGNGLDDGVFLGPIIRQEAKERTLHYIESGVEQGAKLVRDGRLDKEVNNDGYFLGATIFDHVTQEMKIWQDEIFAPVLSIVRVNDLSHAVEVANASHLANGACLYTNNAAAIRQFRETIDAGMLGINLGVPAPMAFFPFSGYKDSFYGDLHANGKDGVEFYTRKKMVTARFVEKN; this is translated from the coding sequence ATGAATAAAACGATTCGAAAAATAGGTAACTATGTCAATGGTGAATGGATCGATGGATCTGGAGAATACATTACTGTTTATAATCCAGCAACTGGAGAAGAAATTGCACAAGTTGCAATATCAACTCAAGAGGATGTAGAAAAAGCAATTGCCATCGCGAAAGAAAGCTTTGAAACATGGTCTAAAGTGCCTGTTCCAAAACGTGCGCGAATCCTATTTAAATACCAGCAGCTGCTTGTAGACAATTGGGAAGAACTTGCACGCCTCATCACAATTGAAAATGGCAAAGCATATTCAGAAGCATATGGCGAAGTGCAGCGCGGTATTGAATGTGTAGAATTCGCAGCTGGTGCGCCGTCATTAATGATGGGTTCGCAATTACCAGATATCGCGACGGATGTAGAGTCAGGTATGTGGCGTTACCCAATTGGGGTTGTAGGCGGCATTACACCGTTCAACTTTCCAATGATGGTACCTTGCTGGATGTTTCCTTTAGCAATTGCTTGTGGGAATACCTTTGTATTGAAGCCATCCGAGCGTACACCACTTTTAGCACAACGACTAGCAGAATTGTTTAAGGAAGCAGGTCTTCCAGATGGTGTCTTAAATATTGTGAATGGTGCTCATGATGTTGTAAATACATTAACGGCACATCCAGATGTTAAAGCAGTTTCCTTCGTAGGATCACAGCCAGTAGCTGAATATGTTTACAAACGAGCTGCTGAAAACTTAAAACGTGTTCAAGCATTATCAGGTGCAAAGAATCATTCAATTGTATTAGCTGATGCGGACCTAGAATTTGCAGCAAGAGAAATTACAAATGCAGCTTTTGGTTCAGCAGGTGAGCGCTGTATGGCAGCGGCTGTTGTAGCAGTAGAAGAATCGATTGCAGATGAGTTTGTTTCCCTTTTAAAGAAAAACGCTGATGCGATTAAAATTGGTAATGGTCTAGATGATGGCGTGTTTTTAGGACCAATTATCCGTCAGGAAGCAAAGGAACGTACGCTTCATTATATTGAATCTGGTGTAGAGCAAGGAGCAAAGCTTGTACGAGATGGACGATTAGATAAAGAAGTAAATAATGATGGTTATTTCTTAGGAGCGACAATTTTTGATCATGTGACACAGGAAATGAAAATTTGGCAGGATGAAATCTTTGCACCGGTATTATCAATCGTACGTGTTAACGATTTATCCCATGCAGTTGAAGTCGCAAATGCAAGCCATTTAGCAAATGGTGCATGTTTATATACAAATAATGCTGCAGCGATCCGTCAATTTAGAGAAACGATCGATGCTGGAATGCTTGGCATCAATTTAGGAGTTCCTGCACCAATGGCGTTCTTCCCATTCTCTGGTTATAAA
- a CDS encoding inositol 2-dehydrogenase produces MINVGVIGAGRIGQLHVKNLKMIDGIKVKAVADLAVDHLHDWAKEFSIDYITTDIQKVINDPTIHAILICSPTTTHAELIKQIAQAKKHIFCEKPISFAVDETLEALDVVQKEGVLLQVGFNRRFDPNFRTVRREIEGGMVGKTHTLRILSRDPHPPSIDYVKTSGGLFMDMMIHDFDMARYVMQKEVVEVYAKGAVLIDEEIGHVGDVDTAIVLLTFEDGTIGTIENSRKAIYGYDQRLEVFGDKGALLVENARPTNITRYLESGVSSDKPPHFFLERYNDAYITEIEAFIAAIKGEKGIACSGFDGLQAERIAEAAKKSIETKKPVQISREVIEHDNDIILSRQNI; encoded by the coding sequence ATGATTAATGTTGGTGTAATTGGGGCAGGTCGAATCGGACAGCTCCATGTAAAAAACTTAAAAATGATTGATGGGATTAAGGTAAAGGCCGTCGCTGATTTAGCAGTGGATCATTTACATGATTGGGCAAAAGAATTTTCAATTGACTATATAACGACTGACATACAAAAAGTTATTAACGATCCAACAATTCATGCCATTTTAATATGTAGTCCAACGACAACACATGCTGAGCTAATTAAACAAATTGCACAGGCGAAAAAGCATATTTTCTGTGAAAAACCGATTAGCTTTGCAGTAGATGAAACGTTAGAAGCACTTGACGTTGTCCAGAAGGAAGGGGTACTACTGCAAGTCGGCTTCAATCGCCGGTTTGATCCAAACTTTAGAACAGTAAGACGAGAAATTGAGGGAGGTATGGTTGGAAAAACACATACATTACGTATTCTTTCAAGAGACCCACATCCGCCATCAATCGATTATGTGAAAACATCTGGTGGATTATTTATGGATATGATGATTCATGATTTTGATATGGCACGTTATGTGATGCAAAAGGAAGTTGTTGAGGTCTATGCAAAGGGGGCTGTGTTAATTGATGAGGAGATTGGTCATGTAGGTGATGTGGATACGGCAATCGTTCTTTTAACATTTGAAGATGGAACTATTGGTACGATCGAAAATAGCCGAAAAGCAATCTATGGCTACGATCAACGGCTTGAGGTGTTCGGTGATAAAGGAGCATTACTAGTTGAAAATGCTCGTCCAACGAACATAACACGTTACCTTGAATCAGGTGTTTCATCTGATAAACCTCCTCACTTTTTCCTTGAAAGATATAATGACGCGTATATTACAGAAATTGAAGCATTTATCGCCGCGATTAAAGGTGAAAAAGGAATTGCTTGTAGTGGTTTTGATGGTTTACAAGCTGAAAGAATTGCTGAAGCCGCAAAGAAATCCATTGAAACGAAGAAGCCTGTTCAGATTTCAAGAGAGGTGATCGAGCATGACAACGATATCATTCTCAGCAGACAAAATATTTGA
- a CDS encoding LacI family transcriptional regulator, which translates to MRPTIYDVAQVAGVSIATVSKVINKTGNISEKTRLHVKNVIKEMEYEPSSIASALSKKKTKTIGIIVPNIANPFYGEITRLLEQIANRHDYSIILSSTYNHPEREKQYIRFLLQKEVDAIIIGTELLSDQVIKKLNKRNIPIAKLSVPIEEKNVISVTTDNYAGGYLAARYLYENGHLTTKIIGDLTRQSECDRVTGFRAFYKEKGIVISDDQIISREPLFEEESPFIDLVLKGAEKVTAIFSTTDFQAVLTMNALHELGYSIPNDYSVIGFDNTMYAKLSQPTLTTIEQPIREMTELLFQQLLCAIETEEMTYKVNVFTPRLIERQSVCNIHKISSYQ; encoded by the coding sequence TTGCGACCAACTATTTATGATGTTGCCCAAGTTGCAGGTGTATCAATTGCAACTGTCTCAAAGGTAATAAATAAAACTGGCAATATTAGTGAGAAAACGCGCCTTCATGTTAAAAACGTTATTAAAGAAATGGAATACGAACCGAGTAGTATCGCAAGTGCCCTTTCTAAAAAGAAGACAAAAACGATTGGCATTATTGTTCCTAATATTGCGAACCCGTTTTATGGTGAAATCACACGTTTACTAGAACAAATTGCAAACCGACATGACTATTCTATTATTCTATCAAGTACTTATAATCATCCAGAACGTGAGAAACAATATATTCGCTTCTTATTACAAAAAGAAGTAGATGCCATCATTATCGGAACGGAATTATTAAGCGACCAAGTGATAAAGAAGCTTAATAAACGTAATATTCCAATTGCGAAATTATCCGTTCCTATTGAGGAGAAAAATGTAATTAGTGTAACGACAGATAATTACGCTGGAGGCTATCTAGCTGCACGCTATTTATATGAAAACGGTCATTTAACTACTAAAATTATCGGAGATTTAACACGTCAATCAGAATGTGACCGTGTAACAGGATTCCGTGCATTTTATAAAGAAAAGGGGATTGTTATTTCAGATGATCAAATTATTTCAAGAGAACCATTGTTTGAGGAAGAATCGCCATTCATAGACCTTGTATTAAAAGGTGCGGAAAAAGTAACAGCAATTTTTTCAACAACTGATTTTCAGGCTGTATTAACCATGAATGCATTACATGAATTAGGTTATTCAATTCCTAACGATTACTCTGTTATCGGCTTCGATAATACGATGTATGCCAAGCTTAGCCAGCCTACGCTAACAACGATTGAGCAACCGATACGAGAAATGACAGAATTGTTATTCCAACAGCTTTTATGTGCCATTGAAACGGAGGAAATGACATATAAAGTGAATGTGTTTACACCTCGATTAATCGAAAGACAGTCTGTATGTAACATCCATAAAATTAGCTCTTATCAATAG
- the socC gene encoding deoxyfructose oxidoreductase, giving the protein MSNWGILGASNIAYEQFWPAVTKVENAFLKAIASKSPNKVARFGIEHVYETYEELLQSPTIDAVYIPLPNALHAQFVQLALKNGKHVLVEKPATVSLKEMQEIASTVSNTDCVILEAFMYQYHVQHQKMRELLPQVGEIQEIKAHFSWLLEDEKDIRLNEQLGGGALYDVGCYCMHAITQIIGYKPKRIFMTSPQEKGVDETSHIIMYDENNTLASFTCSMRMPFENYYLVYGTKGILKVEHSFRPDLSPDGKGIVTLLDQNENILEQHHYYDEPYVKQIEYMEKCISQKASSDAKLQSSLEMAKYIEFAYRSRQKGEWVQVEG; this is encoded by the coding sequence ATGTCAAATTGGGGAATTTTAGGTGCATCTAATATTGCATACGAACAGTTTTGGCCAGCGGTAACTAAAGTTGAAAACGCGTTTTTGAAAGCGATTGCATCAAAGTCACCAAATAAGGTTGCTCGCTTTGGTATCGAGCATGTTTATGAAACATATGAAGAATTATTGCAAAGCCCTACTATCGATGCGGTTTATATACCTTTACCTAATGCACTGCATGCACAATTTGTTCAATTAGCCTTAAAAAATGGGAAGCATGTCTTAGTTGAAAAGCCAGCAACAGTTTCTCTAAAAGAAATGCAGGAAATAGCTTCGACCGTAAGCAATACTGACTGTGTTATATTAGAGGCATTTATGTACCAGTATCATGTACAGCACCAAAAAATGCGAGAACTTTTACCACAGGTTGGAGAGATTCAGGAGATCAAAGCACATTTTTCGTGGTTGCTTGAGGATGAAAAAGATATTCGTCTTAATGAGCAATTGGGAGGTGGCGCATTGTATGATGTTGGGTGTTATTGTATGCATGCGATAACGCAAATAATTGGGTATAAACCAAAGCGAATCTTTATGACATCACCACAGGAAAAGGGCGTCGATGAAACATCTCACATTATTATGTACGATGAGAACAATACACTCGCTTCATTTACATGCTCCATGCGGATGCCATTTGAAAATTATTACTTGGTATACGGGACTAAAGGAATATTGAAGGTAGAACATAGCTTTAGACCAGATTTATCTCCTGATGGAAAAGGAATTGTGACGCTTTTAGATCAAAATGAAAATATTTTGGAGCAACATCATTATTATGACGAGCCTTATGTAAAGCAAATTGAATATATGGAAAAATGTATTTCTCAAAAAGCTTCTTCCGATGCAAAGTTACAATCATCACTTGAAATGGCAAAGTATATTGAATTCGCATATCGTTCACGACAAAAAGGTGAATGGGTGCAAGTGGAGGGATGA